One genomic region from Actinocatenispora thailandica encodes:
- a CDS encoding PIN-like domain-containing protein — MTRDLLRGFEDYQIPTGDEIRDALNEGIIALDTNVLLNLYRYNAETVEDILNVLERVSNRLFVPSQVAREFWRNRQTVLDNLGNAGRDARKALEKNCKSTQDAIKRWASSTALSGTQVRQFEEKIDSFFGELLQEIQPRPVDAPMAHTPTKEDTLLVKLNSLLTDSVGDPLDADSWESAVEEGARRVANEEPPGYMDREKLESDLPEGASGDYLIWVELLAEGGRQGLDLVLITADTKEDWWNRSSGGWIIGPRTELVSEYFGVSGKRLYLLEPAHLLKQSNAVGVGTRPESAQEVERIQNEVADLVPWTRQSVLAVLDQLDRQGYAQGSVIREAARLGGRIPRDRVYELDNRDESQMLRGFTKPVARITSELQQESNVPYGVPLLLAARYEDGVKTSHFEVPLEVVGILSELPGDSVASDTEAESATREAMDREAGPAPLLDED; from the coding sequence ATGACAAGGGATCTATTAAGGGGTTTCGAAGATTATCAGATCCCGACTGGAGACGAAATACGAGACGCGTTGAATGAGGGAATCATTGCGCTCGATACGAATGTGCTCTTGAATCTCTATCGCTATAATGCGGAGACCGTAGAGGACATCCTCAACGTTCTTGAGCGAGTGAGCAATCGGTTGTTCGTTCCGAGCCAGGTTGCTCGCGAGTTTTGGCGAAACCGGCAGACGGTATTGGATAATCTTGGCAATGCCGGTCGAGATGCGCGCAAGGCGCTTGAAAAGAACTGTAAGTCTACGCAAGATGCCATTAAGCGATGGGCATCGAGTACGGCATTGTCTGGAACTCAAGTGCGTCAGTTTGAGGAAAAGATTGACTCATTCTTCGGAGAATTATTGCAAGAGATCCAACCTCGGCCTGTTGATGCGCCCATGGCACATACGCCGACGAAAGAGGACACCCTTCTTGTCAAGCTGAACTCGCTTCTTACGGATTCTGTCGGCGACCCGCTTGATGCGGACTCCTGGGAGTCTGCGGTCGAGGAAGGTGCCCGGCGAGTTGCTAACGAAGAACCGCCCGGATATATGGATCGCGAGAAGCTGGAATCCGACTTACCTGAAGGTGCCTCCGGTGATTACTTGATCTGGGTAGAGCTTCTGGCGGAGGGCGGGCGTCAAGGACTAGATCTTGTATTGATCACGGCGGATACGAAAGAGGATTGGTGGAACAGGTCTAGTGGCGGCTGGATTATCGGTCCGCGTACGGAACTGGTTAGCGAGTACTTTGGAGTCTCTGGAAAAAGGCTATATCTGCTGGAACCCGCACATCTCCTAAAGCAGTCCAATGCTGTCGGCGTAGGAACGCGACCTGAGTCGGCGCAAGAGGTTGAAAGAATTCAGAACGAGGTCGCAGATCTGGTTCCGTGGACACGTCAGTCCGTCCTGGCTGTCCTCGATCAACTTGATCGGCAAGGCTACGCGCAAGGTAGCGTGATTCGTGAGGCTGCGCGATTGGGCGGACGCATCCCGCGGGATCGTGTGTATGAGCTAGATAACCGCGATGAGTCTCAGATGCTTAGGGGATTTACGAAGCCTGTAGCTCGAATTACTTCTGAACTGCAGCAAGAGTCCAATGTGCCCTACGGGGTGCCACTACTACTTGCTGCGAGATATGAAGATGGTGTGAAAACCTCTCACTTTGAGGTTCCGCTGGAGGTTGTTGGCATACTGAGCGAGTTGCCTGGCGACTCGGTCGCATCCGATACTGAAGCGGAATCGGCGACTCGCGAGGCTATGGATCGGGAGGCTGGACCTGCTCCTCTGCTCGATGAAGATTGA
- a CDS encoding VOC family protein codes for MTDLMPTFRYVDAPAAIDWLCDAFGFERVTVLPGPDGAIAHAELRHGDAVIAINSAPAGFATTDTADFRFVPCSVYLRVSDVDEHCATASAAGAGITMPPTDMPYGSREYSARDPEGHHWHFGSYVPGTA; via the coding sequence ATGACGGATCTGATGCCCACCTTCCGGTACGTGGACGCGCCGGCAGCGATCGATTGGCTGTGCGACGCGTTCGGATTCGAGCGCGTGACGGTGCTGCCCGGCCCGGACGGCGCGATCGCGCATGCCGAACTGCGCCACGGCGACGCGGTGATCGCGATCAACTCGGCGCCGGCCGGGTTCGCCACCACCGACACCGCCGACTTCCGGTTCGTCCCGTGCTCGGTCTACCTGCGAGTGTCCGATGTGGACGAGCACTGCGCCACGGCGAGCGCGGCCGGCGCCGGGATCACCATGCCGCCCACCGACATGCCGTACGGCTCCCGCGAGTACTCCGCTCGCGACCCGGAAGGACACCACTGGCACTTCGGCAGCTACGTCCCGGGGACCGCCTGA
- a CDS encoding ArsR/SmtB family transcription factor, whose translation MAVTLRFSQDDALRCRFAISPLWEAHAALYELRDATETHHLPWVRRARTALADVDLSPLYAVLPVRGYTPDFVAPPPVGPAGTFDAELARVRETAPAVAARELALSLDRPGDPEARHAAPELLADPAATVGRLADLLEAVWHAAIEPEWPRLRGLLEADIAYRARLLADHGLARMLDDLHARLSYADGVLTFAAHWGHDRHLDGAGLLLMPSAFLGNRIATGFPPPWQPTLVYPVRGAATLWRPAPDPDGSLARLLGRGRGRVLLSLSEPAATTALAHRLGLAPATVSAHLAVLRSAGLVTADRHRHEVLYRQTALADALITSCAAGTG comes from the coding sequence ATGGCGGTCACCCTGCGGTTCAGCCAGGACGACGCGCTGCGCTGCCGGTTCGCGATCTCGCCGCTGTGGGAGGCGCACGCGGCGCTGTACGAGCTGCGCGACGCGACCGAGACGCACCACCTGCCCTGGGTACGCCGAGCCCGGACGGCGCTCGCCGACGTCGACCTGTCCCCGCTGTACGCGGTGCTGCCGGTCCGCGGGTACACGCCGGACTTCGTCGCCCCGCCACCGGTCGGCCCGGCCGGCACGTTCGACGCCGAACTCGCCCGGGTCCGCGAGACCGCCCCGGCCGTCGCCGCCCGCGAACTCGCGCTCAGCCTCGACCGCCCCGGCGACCCGGAGGCCCGGCACGCCGCGCCGGAACTGCTCGCCGATCCCGCCGCCACCGTCGGCCGCCTCGCCGACCTGCTCGAAGCGGTCTGGCACGCCGCGATCGAACCGGAGTGGCCGCGGCTGCGCGGGCTGCTGGAGGCCGACATCGCGTACCGGGCCCGGCTGCTCGCCGACCACGGGCTCGCCCGGATGCTCGACGACCTGCACGCGCGCCTGTCGTACGCCGACGGGGTGCTCACCTTCGCCGCACATTGGGGCCACGACCGGCACCTCGACGGCGCCGGGCTGCTGCTGATGCCCAGCGCCTTCCTCGGCAACCGGATCGCGACCGGTTTCCCGCCTCCCTGGCAGCCGACGCTGGTGTACCCGGTGCGCGGCGCCGCGACCCTGTGGCGCCCCGCGCCGGACCCCGACGGATCGCTCGCCCGGCTGCTCGGTCGCGGTCGCGGTCGGGTACTGCTCTCGCTGTCCGAACCGGCCGCCACCACCGCGCTGGCCCACCGGCTCGGGCTCGCCCCGGCCACCGTGTCCGCACACCTCGCCGTACTGCGCTCGGCCGGCCTGGTCACCGCCGACCGGCACCGCCACGAGGTGCTGTACCGGCAGACCGCGCTCGCCGACGCGCTCATCACCTCCTGCGCCGCCGGTACCGGGTGA
- a CDS encoding MFS transporter, whose amino-acid sequence MAVTRYRAVFAVREYRPVFLAHVISMLGTMVAEVALSVLVYRTTGSAFLTAATFAVGFVPYALGGTVLASIADRYPTRSVLVGCNLLSAVLVAAMAVPGLPVGALLALRFASATVTPIFGAARAASIPEIVPGPAAVLARSLIRVVTQAAQLAGFAVGGLLLVLVSPRFALVGEAAGFVVSALLLRIGTRWRPARGGAGSMLGDSVRGLRAVFGAPRIRALLALWWVPPVFAVAPEALAAPYAHGIGQGPVGLGLLMTAVPAGTVLGELGAGLLSERLRSRLVLPLAIGSLAPLTAFVVHPGLPVAVLALFGAGLCSAYLVGLDQWFLAAVPERLAGRAMAVNSGGLMLGQAVGMAAAGAAAEYLAPHLVVVVAAVLGLGATAVTAQRVRRSATLLVEPALADTSTG is encoded by the coding sequence ATGGCTGTCACCCGGTACCGGGCGGTGTTCGCGGTCCGCGAGTACCGCCCGGTGTTTCTCGCGCACGTGATCTCGATGCTCGGCACGATGGTGGCCGAGGTCGCGCTGTCCGTCCTGGTGTACCGGACGACCGGCTCGGCGTTCCTGACCGCGGCGACGTTCGCCGTCGGGTTCGTCCCGTACGCGCTGGGCGGCACCGTGCTCGCCTCGATCGCCGACCGCTACCCGACCCGATCGGTGCTGGTCGGGTGCAACCTGCTGTCCGCGGTGCTGGTCGCCGCGATGGCGGTACCCGGGCTGCCGGTGGGCGCCCTGCTCGCGTTGCGGTTCGCCAGCGCCACCGTGACGCCGATCTTCGGCGCCGCCCGCGCGGCGAGCATCCCGGAGATCGTGCCGGGCCCGGCCGCGGTACTGGCGCGCTCGCTGATCCGGGTGGTGACGCAGGCGGCGCAGCTGGCCGGGTTCGCGGTCGGCGGGCTGCTGCTCGTCCTGGTGTCGCCGCGGTTCGCGCTGGTCGGCGAGGCGGCTGGTTTCGTGGTCTCGGCGCTGCTGCTGCGGATCGGGACCCGGTGGCGGCCGGCGCGCGGCGGTGCCGGCAGCATGCTGGGCGACTCGGTACGCGGGCTGCGCGCGGTCTTCGGCGCGCCGCGGATCCGGGCGCTGCTGGCGCTGTGGTGGGTGCCGCCGGTGTTCGCGGTGGCACCGGAGGCGCTCGCCGCACCGTACGCGCACGGCATCGGGCAGGGCCCGGTCGGCCTCGGGCTGCTGATGACCGCGGTACCGGCCGGCACGGTACTCGGTGAGCTCGGTGCCGGGCTGCTCTCCGAGCGGCTCCGGTCGCGGCTGGTGCTGCCGCTGGCGATCGGTTCGCTGGCCCCGCTGACGGCGTTCGTGGTCCATCCCGGGCTGCCGGTGGCGGTGCTGGCCCTGTTCGGCGCCGGGCTGTGCTCGGCCTACCTGGTGGGGCTCGACCAGTGGTTCCTCGCCGCGGTACCGGAACGGTTGGCCGGCCGGGCGATGGCGGTCAACTCCGGCGGGCTGATGCTCGGCCAGGCGGTCGGGATGGCCGCCGCCGGTGCTGCCGCGGAGTACCTCGCGCCGCACCTGGTGGTGGTGGTCGCGGCGGTGCTGGGGCTGGGCGCCACCGCGGTCACCGCCCAGCGGGTGCGCCGCAGCGCCACCCTTCTGGTCGAGCCGGCCCTGGCGGACACGTCGACCGGTTAG
- a CDS encoding helix-turn-helix domain-containing protein, producing MRPVRRREAPTGDVAVILTFGPPIDVLDGARRQTLTGSFVAGVGDRYSTTEYHGEQYGLEIVLSPPGARRLLGLPLSELGRPTVGLGDLLGPAADRLLDRLACAPDWATRFDLLDTDLAGLATATPPAPVAERAWRLLIGTGGRIGVAQLAAELGCSRRYLSSRFAELTGVSPKTYGRIVRCRAARRLLSGGPAPLAEVAARCGYFDEAHLARDFRSLVGVSPARWQDEFPFFQATGGPAG from the coding sequence GTGCGGCCGGTGCGCCGGCGGGAGGCGCCGACCGGCGACGTGGCGGTGATCCTGACCTTCGGGCCGCCGATCGACGTGCTGGACGGCGCCCGCCGGCAGACTCTCACCGGCAGCTTCGTCGCCGGCGTCGGCGACCGGTACTCGACGACCGAGTACCACGGCGAGCAGTACGGGCTGGAGATCGTGCTGTCCCCGCCCGGAGCCCGGCGGCTGCTGGGCCTGCCGCTCAGCGAACTGGGCCGGCCCACCGTCGGTCTCGGCGACCTGCTCGGGCCGGCGGCCGACCGGCTGCTCGACCGGCTCGCCTGCGCGCCGGACTGGGCGACCCGCTTCGATCTGCTCGACACCGACCTGGCCGGGCTCGCCACCGCGACCCCACCGGCGCCGGTCGCCGAGCGGGCGTGGCGGCTGCTGATCGGTACCGGTGGACGGATCGGGGTGGCGCAGCTCGCCGCCGAACTCGGCTGCAGCCGGCGGTACCTGTCCAGCCGGTTCGCCGAGCTGACCGGGGTGTCGCCCAAGACGTACGGCCGGATCGTGCGGTGCCGGGCGGCCCGGCGGCTGCTGTCGGGCGGGCCGGCGCCGCTGGCCGAGGTCGCCGCCCGCTGCGGATACTTCGACGAGGCGCACCTGGCCCGGGACTTCCGGTCGCTGGTCGGGGTGAGCCCGGCACGCTGGCAGGACGAGTTCCCATTCTTCCAAGCCACCGGCGGGCCGGCCGGCTAG